The Pseudomonas azadiae genome contains a region encoding:
- the glyA gene encoding serine hydroxymethyltransferase: MFSKQDQIQGYDDALLAAMNAEEQRQEDHIELIASENYTSKRVMQAQGSGLTNKYAEGYPGKRYYGGCEHVDKVEALAIERAKQLFGADYANVQPHSGSSANSAVYLALINAGDTILGMSLAHGGHLTHGAKVSSSGKLYNAVQYGINTDTGLIDYDEVERLAVEHQPKMVVAGFSAYSKTLDFPRFRAIADKVGALLFVDMAHVAGLVAAGLYPNPLPYADVVTTTTHKTLRGPRGGLILARSNEAIEKKLNAAVFPGAQGGPLMHVIAGKAVCFKEAQEPGFKVYQQQVIDNAQAMAEVFIKRGYDVVSGGTDNHLFLVSLIRQGLTGKDADAALGRAHITVNKNAVPNDPQSPFVTSGLRIGTPAVTTRGFKVPQCIELAGWICDILDNLGDADVEANVAKHVSALCADFPVYR, translated from the coding sequence ATGTTCAGCAAACAAGATCAGATCCAGGGATATGACGACGCACTGCTGGCGGCGATGAATGCCGAGGAGCAGCGTCAGGAAGATCATATCGAGCTGATCGCGTCGGAGAACTACACCAGCAAGCGCGTGATGCAAGCGCAAGGCAGCGGCCTCACCAACAAATACGCCGAAGGCTACCCGGGCAAGCGCTACTACGGTGGCTGCGAGCACGTGGACAAGGTCGAGGCCCTGGCCATCGAGCGTGCCAAGCAACTGTTCGGCGCCGATTACGCCAACGTGCAGCCGCACTCCGGTTCGTCCGCCAACAGCGCGGTGTACCTGGCGCTGATCAATGCCGGCGATACCATCCTGGGCATGAGCCTGGCCCACGGTGGCCACCTGACCCACGGCGCCAAAGTGTCGTCCTCGGGCAAGCTGTACAACGCCGTGCAGTACGGCATCAACACCGACACCGGCCTGATCGACTATGACGAAGTCGAGCGCCTGGCCGTGGAGCACCAGCCGAAGATGGTCGTTGCCGGCTTCTCCGCGTACTCCAAGACCCTGGATTTCCCGCGTTTTCGCGCGATCGCCGATAAGGTCGGTGCGCTGTTGTTCGTCGACATGGCCCATGTCGCCGGCCTGGTCGCCGCCGGCCTGTACCCGAACCCGCTGCCGTACGCCGACGTGGTCACCACCACCACCCACAAGACCCTGCGCGGTCCGCGTGGCGGCCTGATCCTGGCCAGGTCCAACGAAGCCATCGAGAAGAAACTCAACGCCGCCGTATTCCCCGGCGCCCAGGGCGGCCCACTGATGCACGTCATCGCCGGCAAGGCCGTGTGCTTCAAGGAAGCCCAGGAACCTGGCTTCAAGGTCTACCAGCAGCAAGTGATCGACAACGCCCAGGCCATGGCCGAGGTGTTTATCAAACGCGGCTACGATGTAGTGTCCGGCGGCACCGATAACCACCTGTTCCTGGTCAGCCTGATCCGTCAGGGCCTCACCGGCAAGGACGCGGACGCCGCCCTGGGCCGTGCCCACATCACCGTCAACAAGAACGCCGTGCCGAATGACCCGCAGTCGCCGTTCGTGACCTCGGGGCTGCGCATCGGCACCCCGGCGGTGACCACGCGTGGTTTCAAAGTGCCGCAGTGCATCGAACTGGCCGGCTGGATCTGCGACATCCTCGACAACCTCGGCGACGCCGACGTCGAGGCCAACGTGGCCAAGCACGTGTCTGCCCTGTGCGCTGATTTCCCGGTTTATCGCTGA
- a CDS encoding TraX family protein gives MHGTETMPVGRVRDGALDLLKWLALLSMVLDHLRYVGLSLDGLYVPGRLAFPWFCLAIAANLHRVKNTAVTGQWRYLGWLLLFSVISEVPYRLFIEDADTLNVLPTLALGLLVARGWQQKAVVDRGLALIALALAAVFSTHLMFGFFGVLLPLAMMLVFRRPWYFSLLPGLVCVAANQWQVLLSSGSLVAMLGLATCLIAPLAGLVLLRRGKSVSPPAMRRWAYALYPAHFLLLLLIRQITT, from the coding sequence ATGCACGGTACTGAAACAATGCCTGTCGGACGCGTCCGTGATGGCGCTTTGGATTTGCTCAAGTGGTTGGCGCTGTTGAGCATGGTGCTGGATCACTTGCGCTATGTGGGGTTGAGTCTGGATGGCCTGTACGTACCCGGACGCCTGGCGTTTCCGTGGTTTTGCCTGGCGATCGCGGCGAACCTGCATCGAGTCAAAAACACAGCCGTCACCGGCCAGTGGCGGTATCTGGGCTGGCTGTTGCTGTTCAGTGTGATCAGCGAAGTGCCGTATCGGCTGTTTATCGAGGATGCCGATACGTTGAACGTGCTGCCAACCTTGGCGCTGGGCTTGCTGGTTGCACGGGGATGGCAGCAAAAGGCGGTGGTTGATCGAGGATTGGCGCTGATTGCCCTTGCGTTGGCGGCGGTGTTTTCAACCCACCTCATGTTCGGTTTTTTTGGTGTATTGCTGCCATTGGCGATGATGCTGGTGTTCCGTCGCCCTTGGTATTTCAGCTTATTGCCCGGTTTGGTGTGCGTCGCGGCCAACCAATGGCAGGTGTTACTCAGTAGCGGCAGCCTGGTTGCGATGCTTGGCTTGGCGACATGCCTGATTGCGCCATTGGCAGGATTGGTCTTGTTGCGACGTGGCAAAAGTGTTTCGCCACCGGCTATGCGGCGCTGGGCCTATGCCCTTTATCCCGCGCATTTCCTGCTGCTGCTACTGATCCGCCAGATCACTACCTAA
- a CDS encoding sarcosine oxidase subunit beta, producing the protein MQRYSGFGLFKHSLSHHENWQKMWRTPTPKKVYDVVIVGGGGHGLATAYYLAKEHGITNVAVVEKGWLGGGNTARNTTIVRSNYLWDESAHLYEHAMKLWEGLSQDLNYNVMFSQRGVYNLCHTLQDIRDSERRVSANRLNGVDGELLNAKQVADEIPYLDCSKNTRYPVLGATVQRRGGVARHDAVAWGFARAADALGVDLIQQTEVIGFRKENGVCIGVETNKGFIGAKRVGVVTAGNSGHMASLAGFRLPIESHPLQALVSEPIKPIIDSVIMSNAVHGYISQSDKGDLVIGAGIDGYNGYGQRGSYPVIEHTIQAIVEMFPVLSRVRMNRQWGGIVDTTPDACPIISKTPVPNMFFNCGWGTGGFKATPGSGNVFAASLAKGEMHPLAAPFSIDRFHNGALIDEHGAAAVAH; encoded by the coding sequence ATGCAACGCTACTCAGGCTTCGGCCTCTTCAAGCACTCACTCAGCCACCACGAAAACTGGCAGAAGATGTGGCGCACGCCTACCCCTAAAAAAGTCTACGACGTGGTCATCGTCGGCGGCGGCGGGCATGGTCTGGCGACCGCTTACTACCTGGCCAAGGAGCACGGCATCACCAACGTGGCCGTGGTCGAAAAGGGCTGGTTGGGCGGCGGTAACACCGCGCGCAACACCACCATCGTGCGTTCCAACTACCTGTGGGACGAGTCGGCGCACCTGTACGAACACGCGATGAAACTCTGGGAAGGCTTGTCCCAGGACCTGAACTACAACGTGATGTTTTCCCAGCGCGGCGTGTACAACCTGTGCCACACCCTGCAGGACATCCGTGACTCCGAGCGCCGCGTCAGCGCCAACCGCCTCAACGGCGTGGACGGCGAGCTGCTCAACGCCAAGCAGGTAGCCGACGAGATCCCCTACCTCGACTGCTCGAAAAACACCCGCTACCCGGTGCTCGGCGCCACCGTGCAACGGCGCGGCGGCGTGGCCCGTCACGATGCGGTGGCCTGGGGCTTTGCCCGCGCCGCTGACGCGCTCGGCGTGGACTTGATCCAGCAGACCGAAGTGATCGGCTTTCGCAAGGAAAACGGCGTGTGCATCGGCGTGGAAACCAACAAGGGCTTTATCGGCGCCAAGCGCGTCGGTGTGGTGACCGCCGGTAACTCCGGCCACATGGCCTCACTGGCAGGCTTTCGCCTGCCGATCGAATCCCACCCGCTGCAAGCGCTGGTATCGGAGCCGATCAAGCCGATTATCGACAGCGTGATCATGTCCAACGCCGTGCACGGCTACATCAGCCAGTCCGACAAGGGCGACCTGGTGATCGGCGCCGGTATCGACGGCTACAACGGCTACGGCCAGCGCGGTTCGTACCCGGTGATCGAACACACCATCCAGGCCATCGTCGAGATGTTCCCGGTGTTGTCCCGCGTGCGCATGAACCGCCAGTGGGGCGGCATCGTCGACACCACGCCGGATGCCTGCCCGATCATTTCCAAGACCCCGGTACCGAACATGTTCTTCAACTGCGGGTGGGGCACCGGTGGGTTCAAGGCCACCCCAGGCTCGGGCAACGTGTTTGCCGCCAGCCTGGCCAAGGGTGAAATGCACCCGCTGGCGGCACCTTTCTCCATCGACCGTTTCCACAACGGTGCGTTGATCGACGAACACGGCGCCGCGGCCGTCGCCCACTAA